Proteins from a single region of Centropristis striata isolate RG_2023a ecotype Rhode Island chromosome 9, C.striata_1.0, whole genome shotgun sequence:
- the vamp4 gene encoding vesicle-associated membrane protein 4 isoform X2, with protein sequence MPPKFKRHLNDDEVTGSIRSERRNLLEEDSDEEEDFFLRGPTGPRFGPQNDKFKQVQSQVDEVIDVMQENISKVIERGERLDDLQDKSESLSDNASAFSSRAKQLHRRMWWRDMKMKMIIALVVVALLLIIIIPVILRYR encoded by the exons ATGCCCCCCAAATTTAAACGACACCTCAACGACGATGAGGTCACGGGATCCATTCGCAGCGAGAGG AGGAACCTACTGGAGGAGGActctgatgaggaggaggacttCTTTCT GAGAGGACCCACGGGACCAAGATTTGGACCTCAGAATGACAAATTCAAGCA GGTGCAGTCGCAGGTTGATGAGGTGATCGATGTGATGCAGGAGAACATCTCCAAGGTGATAGAGAGGGGCGAGCGGCTCGACGACCTGCAGGACAAGTCGG AGAGCCTATCAGACAACGCGTCTGCCTTCAGTAGCCGAGCCAAACAGCTGCACAGGAGGATGTGGTGGAGAGACATGAAg ATGAAGATGATTATTGCCTTGGTAGTTGTTGCTCTCCTGCTCATTATCATCA TTCCAGTGATCCTGCGATATCGCTAG
- the vamp4 gene encoding vesicle-associated membrane protein 4 isoform X1, whose translation MREPDREEQPEDNMPPKFKRHLNDDEVTGSIRSERRNLLEEDSDEEEDFFLRGPTGPRFGPQNDKFKQVQSQVDEVIDVMQENISKVIERGERLDDLQDKSESLSDNASAFSSRAKQLHRRMWWRDMKMKMIIALVVVALLLIIIIPVILRYR comes from the exons ATG AGGGAGCCAGATCGGGAGGAGCAGCCTGAAGACAACATGCCCCCCAAATTTAAACGACACCTCAACGACGATGAGGTCACGGGATCCATTCGCAGCGAGAGG AGGAACCTACTGGAGGAGGActctgatgaggaggaggacttCTTTCT GAGAGGACCCACGGGACCAAGATTTGGACCTCAGAATGACAAATTCAAGCA GGTGCAGTCGCAGGTTGATGAGGTGATCGATGTGATGCAGGAGAACATCTCCAAGGTGATAGAGAGGGGCGAGCGGCTCGACGACCTGCAGGACAAGTCGG AGAGCCTATCAGACAACGCGTCTGCCTTCAGTAGCCGAGCCAAACAGCTGCACAGGAGGATGTGGTGGAGAGACATGAAg ATGAAGATGATTATTGCCTTGGTAGTTGTTGCTCTCCTGCTCATTATCATCA TTCCAGTGATCCTGCGATATCGCTAG
- the rangrf gene encoding ran guanine nucleotide release factor has translation MQRADQPHPLFGGALSAVLPHSAKDVSELREIPDNQEVFAHQHTDQSLIVELVEYQGQVADQDAARYHFEDIAGSNKALEPGAFEVTTVVSLSKSELSLSDCSSAWMLTGTQCVSKFNEEARNTVTLHLGLLRLPQFSTEVLITFNDPQTISPHSSSAASSETHREPWTVQHFQRLLQTLTLHNPGLFG, from the coding sequence ATGCAGCGTGCTGATCAGCCTCATCCTCTGTTTGGAGGAGCGCTGTCAGCCGTCCTCCCTCACAGCGCCAAAGACGTCAGTGAGCTGAGGGAGATCCCGGACAACCAGGAGGTGTTTGCCCATCAACACACCGACCAGAGCCTGATCGTGGAGCTGGTGGAGtaccagggccaggtggcagACCAGGACGCCGCCAGGTATCACTTTGAAGACATCGCAGGCAGTAACAAGGCTTTAGAGCCAGGTGCTTTTGAGGTGACCACTGTTGTGTCTCTGTCCAAATCCGAGCTGTCCCTGTCAGACTGCAGCTCAGCCTGGATGCTGACTGGGACACAGTGTGTGTCCAAATTCAACGAAGAGGCGAGGAATACAGTGACCCTTCACCTGGGTCTGCTCCGTCTGCCACAGTTCTCCACAGAAGTCCTGATCACCTTCAATGACCCGCAGACAATCAGCCCCCACAGCAGCAGCGCGGCCTCGtcggagacacacagagagccgTGGACAGTCCAGCACTTCCAGCGCCTGTTGCAGACTCTGACTCTGCACAACCCGGGGCTGTTTGGGTAG